One genomic window of Punica granatum isolate Tunisia-2019 chromosome 1, ASM765513v2, whole genome shotgun sequence includes the following:
- the LOC116197130 gene encoding ethylene-responsive transcription factor ERF027-like, whose translation MSDPHTPSSEAHVDQPPPPQPSQPPPPPPRPALEPPQPPLTSTPLPRTLPPLDLQSPRSLVVETPSPTSSGGGRNPSPRQQQMSPRTGPGSASPTGRHPSFRGIRCRSGKWVSEIREPRKTTRIWLGTFPTAEMAAAAYDVAALALKGGDAILNFPHLMKSYPVPASTAPADIRRAAAAAAASRKAEAGGDDSPPESGQTSNEVTNIVQESTASKQEEFVDEEALFDMPNLLVDMAEGMMVSPPRMNSPPSNDSPDNSDLETLWNY comes from the coding sequence ATGTCTGACCCTCACACTCCTTCCAGTGAGGCCCATGTGGACCAGCCACCACCTCCTCAGCCGTCGcagccaccacctccgcctcCACGTCCAGCCCTTGAACCACCACAGCCTCCTCTAACTAGCACTCCTCTTCCTCGTACGCTGCCTCCTCTAGACCTACAATCCCCTCGTTCACTTGTCGTCGAGACTCCTTCTCCGACATCTTCGGGTGGCGGCCGGAACCCTTCTCCCCGGCAGCAACAGATGTCGCCTAGGACTGGCCCTGGCTCCGCTAGTCCCACCGGCAGGCACCCATCTTTTCGGGGAATAAGGTGTCGGAGCGGAAAATGGGTGTCGGAGATCCGGGAGCCCCGCAAGACCACGCGCATATGGCTCGGCACATTCCCCACAGCGGAGATGGCAGCCGCGGCATATGATGTGGCGGCCCTGGCCCTGAAGGGTGGAGATGCGATCCTCAACTTCCCCCACTTGATGAAGTCATACCCGGTCCCAGCTTCCACAGCCCCAGCTGACATACGGAGAGCAGCCGCTGCTGCCGCTGCCTCGAGGAAGGCCGAAGCTGGGGGTGATGATTCGCCACCCGAATCAGGCCAGACGAGCAATGAAGTAACGAATATTGTTCAAGAGAGTACAGCATCGAAGCAGGAAGAATTTGTCGATGAGGAGGCCTTGTTTGATATGCCGAACTTGCTAGTGGACATGGCAGAGGGAATGATGGTTTCACCCCCGAGGATGAATTCTCCGCCATCTAATGACTCGCCCGACAACTCCGACCTCGAAACCTTGTGGAATTACTGA